The following proteins come from a genomic window of Alosa alosa isolate M-15738 ecotype Scorff River chromosome 2, AALO_Geno_1.1, whole genome shotgun sequence:
- the cnga2b gene encoding cyclic nucleotide gated channel subunit alpha 2b, which produces MSIFHKDLPILSNKVIKEAIMTGQGVANRSLSAHRLSVRSTLEDDQDGADSTISRSQSVCDDTSSELERVAALDPQAASRNSFRGRGALSRLVTLVVTLRDWAHRSLIEEEERPDSFLERFRGPELRPPPSRFSNTQTDANGNMDKAIKKKRETFVISPSDDMHYRWLFVIGGAVLYNWVLLVARACFDQLQTQNFIMWLVLDYLCDSIYILDTIVRLRTGFLEQGLLVKDLRRLRDAYIHTLQFKMDVLSMLPTDLAYISTGIHTPQLRFNRLVRFPRMFEFFDRTETRTNYPNIFRICNLVLYILIIIHWNACIYYAISKSLGFGSDQWVYPNITNPEYGSLTRSYVFCLYWSTLTLTTIGEMPAPVRDEEYVFVVFDFLVGVLIFATIVGNVGSMISNMNATRAEFQARIDAIKHYMHFRKVSRELETRVIKWFDYLWTNQKAVDEQEVLKNLPDKLRAEIAINVHLDTLKKVRIFQDCEAGLLVELVLKLRPQVYSPGDYICRKGDIGKEMYIIKEGKLAVVADDGVTQYALLIAGGCFGEISILNIQGSKMGNRRTANIRSIGYSDLFCLSKDDLMEAVMEYPDAKKVLEERGREILMKEGLLDESLAAGALSVIDTDEKVEKLESSLDVLQTRFARLLGEFSFTQQHLKQRITTLERQLCHTGLGYMSDHEADVDMDANTSAGVHAQSHSETHEQSNALTESHMDMDTNEVHRSLTDIPAENCNQVTNEAPTEPKNET; this is translated from the exons AAGCCATCATGACAGGGCAGGGGGTTGCGAATAGATCCTTGTCTGCCCACCGCTTGTCTGTGAGGAGCACCCTGGAAGATGACCAGGATGGAGCAGACAGCACAATTAGCCG GTCTCAGTCGGTATGTGATGACACGTCATCTGAACTCGAGAGGGTTGCAGCCTTGGATCCTCAAGCAGCATCTAGAAACTCCTTCAGAGGGAGAGGTGCCCTGTCACG GCTGGTTACTTTGGTGGTTACTTTAAGAGACTGGGCTCATCGGAGTTTgatagaggaggaagagaggccaGATTCCTTCCTGGAGCGTTTCAGGGGGCCTGAGCTCCGACCCCCACCCAGCCGCTTCAGCAACACTCAGACCGATGCCAACGGCAACATGGACAAGGCCATCAA GAAGAAGAGGGAAACATTTGTGATATCACCATCTGATGACATGCACTACCGCTGGCTGTTTGTCATTGGCGGTGCTGTGCTCTATAACTGGGTCTTATTGGTGGCCAG AGCATGTTTTGACCAGCTGCAGACTCAAAACTTTATTATGTGGCTAGTTCTGGACTACCTTTGTGACTCCATCTATATCCTGGACACCATTGTACGCTTACGTACAG GTTTCTTGGAGCAGGGCCTGCTGGTGAAAGATCTGCGCAGGCTGAGGGACGCCTACATCCACACCCTTCAGTTCAAAATGGACGTTCTGTCCATGTTGCCCACTGACCTGGCATACATCAGCACAGGAATCCACACTCCTCAACTGCGCTTCAACCGCCTGGTCCGCTTTCCACGCATGTTTGAGTTCTTCGACCGTACCGAGACGCGCACCAACTACCCCAACATCTTTCGCATCTGCAACCTAGTGCTCTACATCCTTATCATCATCCACTGGAATGCCTGCATCTATTATGCCATCTCGAAATCCCTGGGGTTTGGCTCCGACCAGTGGGTTTATCCGAACATCACAAACCCCGAGTATGGGTCCCTGACACGTAGCTACGTCTTCTGCTTATACTGGTCAACCCTCACGCTCACTACCATCGGGGAGATGCCTGCCCCGGTCAGGGATGAGGAGTACGTGTTTGTGGTGTTTGACTTCCTGGTGGGTGTGCTGATCTTCGCCACCATTGTGGGAAACGTGGGCTCCATGATCTCAAACATGAACGCCACGCGAGCTGAATTCCAGGCTCGTATAGACGCCATCAAGCACTACATGCATTTCCGCAAGGTAAGCCGGGAGCTGGAGACACGAGTCATTAAGTGGTTCGACTATCTCTGGACCAATCAGAAAGCTGTCGATGAGCAGGAAGTGCTGAAGAACCTTCCGGACAAGCTGCGGGCAGAAATTGCCATCAACGTGCACCTGGACACACTGAAGAAGGTGCGCATCTTCCAGGACTGTGAAGCTGGACTGTTAGTGGAGCTGGTTCTGAAGCTTCGTCCTCAGGTGTATAGCCCAGGAGATTACATATGCCGCAAAGGGGACATTGGTAAAGAAATGTACATCATCAAGGAGGGCAAACTGGCTGTTGTGGCCGATGACGGAGTGACTCAGTACGCTCTTCTGATTGCTGGCGGATGCTTTGGAGAAATCAGCATCCTTAACATTCAAGGCAGCAAAATGGGCAACAGGCGAACTGCCAACATCCGCAGCATCGGCTACTCTGACCTGTTCTGTCTGTCAAAAGATGACTTGATGGAGGCTGTGATGGAGTATCCTGATGCAAAGAAAGTTCTAGAAGAACGAGGCAGGGAGATTCTGATGAAGGAGGGGCTTCTTGACGAAAGCCTGGCTGCTGGAGCTCTGAGCGTCATAGATACTGATGAGAAGGTGGAGAAGCTGGAGTCATCTCTGGACGTTCTGCAGACACGTTTCGCCCGCTTGCTCGGAGAGTTCTCATTCACACAGCAACACCTCAAACAGCGGATCACCACTCTGGAGCGCCAACTCTGTCACACAGGCCTCGGGTATATGTCGGACCACGAGGCCGACGTGGATATGGACGCAAACACAAGTGCAGGTGTTCACGCACAATCACACTCAGAGACTCATGAACAATCAAACGCATTGACAGAATCACACATGGACATGGACACAAATGAGGTCCACAGGTCATTAACAGATATACCTGCTGAAAACTGCAACCAGGTAACAAATGAAGCTCCTACTGAGCCAAAGAATGAAACATGA